TTACGTTCGCGCTATGAAAATATCGATATGATTATTGTTCGTGAGAATACCGAAGACCTCTATGCCGGTGTTGAATTTCAGCGCGGCACTCCCGAACAGCAGGAAATTCTTGAGACCATCGCCCGCACAACGGGAATGCACCTTGACAATGAGTCTGCCATCAGCATCAAATTTATTTCTGTGATGGCGACGCGCCGCATCGTCAAGTTCGCTTTCGAGTATGCGCGCGCGAACGGTCGCCGCAAAGTGACCGCCGTACATAAGGCCAATATCATGCGGTATTCCGATGGCCTCTTCCTTGCTATCGCTCAAGAGGTTGCTAAGGAATATCATGATATCCAGTTTGAGGATCGCATCGTCGATAACATGTGCATGCAACTGGTGCAGAAGCCGGAGCAATACGATGTGCTGGTGCTGCCCAATCTCTACGGCGATATTATTTCTGATCTTTCGGCAGGCCTTATTGGTGGTCTGGGGGTCGCGCCTGGCGCGAACATCGGCAGCCAGTACGCGGTATTCGAGCCGGTACACGGCAGCGCCCCCAAGTATGCGGGTCAGAACAAGGTCAATCCGATGGCGATGATGTTCTCCGGTGTGCTCATGCTCCGCCATCTTTGTGAAAAGAATGCCGCCAATCGCCTGGAGAAAGCCATTGCTCAGGTCATTGCCGAGGGCAAAAATGTTACCTACGATCTCAAGCCGCGCCCGGATGATCCAACCGCTGTGGGAACCTCGCAGGTAGCAGACGCCGTCATCGAAAAATTGCAGAAACTGTAATGCTCCACTGCATACTGCAAGAAAGGACATCTGTTTATGGAACCAATGTCGGTCAACGATATGGTCGCCGATGCGCGTACCCGCATAAAGGGCCTATCTAAGCAGGAGATGGAACGCGAACTTGAGGCGGGCGAGGCTGTCATTATCGATATACGTGATCCCCGCGAGCGCTGGCGTGAAGGTGCAATTCCAGGGGCGAAACACGTCCCGCGCGGCATGCTCGAGTTCTGGGCCGATCCGCAATCCGAGTATCACAAACGTTTTATGGACCCCGAAAAGCGCACGATTCTCTACTGTGCCGGCGGTTTGCGTTCATCATTAGCAGCAGATGTTTTGCAGAAGATGGGCTACAAAGACGTAGCCCATCTGGAAATGGGTTTTGACAGGTGGAAAGCTGAAGGCGGAGCCTGGGAAGAGGTTCCGGTTCCTGAGAATCTGAAGTAGGAACCCGGTATCTTTTCTTCTCATTAAGCCACTTTTGATATTCCCATTATTCAACTCTTTCCTTGCCTAGAGAACCCGCTGTTGTGCGCCACTTGTGACGTGCCTGGATATAGCGCACCGTGCCGGAGCGAGAACGCATCATCACTGACGAAGTGCGCGCACCCCAACCGTAATATTCCACGCCTGCCACCAGCTCCCCGCTCGTTATGCCTGTAGCCGCGAATGAGACATCGTTGCCTTTCACAAGATCATCTGTATCTAGAACCTGGTCGGGGTCAACGCCGTTCTCCCTCAAGCGATCCCGTTCCCGGTTCAGCTCTTGCACCAGGTCAGAGGGACTAAGGTTTCCGCGATCCTTTTCCGTCAAAGGCCAGATCTTGCATTGAATTTCCCCCCCAACGCATTTAATGGCTGCCGCTGCCAGCACCGCTTCAGGGGCGCCTCCGATACCCATCAACACATCAACGCCCGTATAGTCTTCCATAGCGGCTTGAATCGCTGCCGACACGTCGCCATCGCTGATCAGCCGGATGCGCGCTCCAGCCTCTCGAATCTGGCGAATGATATCCTTGTGACGTGGACGATCAAGAATTACAACCGTGACATCATCGATACGAGCGGAACGTACCTTGGCAATACGCTGCAGATTCGTCGCCACCGGAGCATTGATATCGATCACTCCCCTGGCTATCGGGCCAACGGCGATCTTTTCCATATAGTAGACGCCTGGAGGGGCCGAATACATGGTGCCCCGTTCCGCCGTAGCTACAACGGCCAGCGCTCCAGGAAGCCCCAACGCGAGCAGCCGCGTGCCATCAACCGGATCAACAGCCACATCTACGTCCGGTGGTAAGCCATTGCCAACCTGCTCGCCTACGTAAAGCATAGGAGCCTCGTCCTTTTCGCCCTCACCAATCACTACAATACCATTCATATCAACACCATCGAGCGCTTTACGCATGGCATCTACAGCCGCCTGGTCAACTTTCTCCTTATCCCCTTTGCCCATCCAGCGTCCCGCGCTCAATGCAGCCGCCTCGGTGACGCGCACCAGTTCCATGGCGAGATTGCGCTCCCTGGTACCCGACTCCTCAAAACGTGTTTCCGTCATAAATAAGCCATCCTCCTTTGACTTCTGTATGTACTGCTCGGGATCGTCTCTCATTTTTTGTCCTACAAGACGCTAAATAGTTACCTGCCGGCGTCGTACACGACAATGTTCGGCCAACATGATAGCGCGTAGCTTCTCCACCGCCTCTTCAAGATGGCCTTGCCTATTTAAGATGATATAATCGTAGCGATCCTTCTCTGCAAGCTCTAGCTGGGCATCTGCTAATCGTCTCTGGCGCTCCTCTGATGTCTCGGTCTTGCGTTCATCCAACCTCTGCGCAAGCTCCTCCATCGATTCAGGGGCTAGAAAGATGAAAATTGCATCCGGCACCTTGCGTCGCACTGTAGCAGCGCCCTGCACATCGATTTTCAGCAGCACATCCTTGCCTGCTTGTAGAGTGTCCCGGATGGGCTTTCGTGGCTGCCCATACCAATTCCCATGCACTTTTGCATATTCCAGCAGTTCATCATTCGCTACCATGCGATTGAACGTCTCTTGATCGACAAAATGATACGGATTGCCCTCACTCTCTCCCAGGCGAGGACGACGTGTCGTAATGGAAGAAACAACGTAAAAATCCATTCCCTGTTCTTTAAGCGTCTTGATAACTGTGTCTTTTCCGGTACCGGAAGGAGCTGAAAGCACAAAGAGCAATCCCTGGTAGTTCGGGGGCTGTGAAGCTCCCTGTTGGGAAATCAATCGCTCCGCGTTCAATTGCATGCAACTTTCCTTCTCTAATGGAGATGTTACGAACTACAACACCGGTATACGAAAGGCCTACTCTTTGCTATACTATCCTTTCAGCCGGGTAGGAAACACGTAGGAGCATTTGACACCTGCATATTATGATAAGTGCGGTAACAAAAGAGAAAAAATCCCCAAAGGACTCTTAAGAACTGCTCCTATCAGTATTGTACAACACACACCTGTAACTTGTGTAGGCAGGGTTTTAATAGAAAGTCAGGAACCACTCTATGTATGTCGATGCCATAACACTTGCGGCAGTCGTCGACGAATGGCATATGTTGCTTTTAGGCGCGCGGATAGATACGATTATCCAGCCAACAGAGCACTCTATTGCCCTGCAATGCTATGTGTCCGCACGGGAGGGACAGGCCGGTCGGAATCACTGGCTCTATCTATCAGCTCACCCGCAACTGGCCCGTGCGCACCTTACCACCCGCAAGCCCGCAAAAATTTCTAGCGAGCCGCCGGCTTTTGTCATGCTGCTGCGCAAATATCTGGAGGGCAGTCGCATCGAATCGATTTCCCAACCGCGTTGGGAGCGTGTGCTGGAAATTGTCGCCGGCCATCGTAGCGCTGAAAGCGAAGAGCGCACCCGCAGCCGTCTCATCATCGAAATCATGGGCCGCACCAGCAATATCATTCTTTGCGATGAGCAAGGAATGATTCTTGGCAGTCTCAAACATGTAGGGCCTGATATTAATCGCTATCGCATCATCGCCGCCAACGTGCAGTATGTTCCACCCCCAGCGCAGACGCGTACATTCGCGGACCAGGTGCTGCCTCGCCTCGATCCAACCACGATCACCGCCGCTCAACTGGCTATACTCGTGGTAGAAGAGCCTGCCGAACCACCGGCCGCACCTGCGAAAAAGGGACGTTCGCGCCCGCAGGAGCAACAAAAGCTCTGGCAACTTCTCATCAGGAACCTGCTCGGCTTCAGTCCCCTCGTCGCGCGGGAAGCCGTCTATCGTGCGACCGGAGATTCGGAATCTTCGCTCGACATCTCAGAAAACACCTGGGAAGAGTTAGCCCGCAACACGCGTGAACTGGCCTCGCTCTATGATACCCACGCCTGGAAACCACAACTCGTGGAGCGCCTGGACGGGGATTCCAGCACCTCACCGGCATTTCCTATAGCCTTTGCCCCTTATGCGCTGGAGCAGTATGCCGCAATGCCAGGAGCGCGCATACGTACTTCGCCATCCATCAACATCATCATCGACGAATATTACGCGGGCGCGGAATGGCGCGATGCTATGGAGAGCGTGCGTTCTCCAATACGAAAAGTCCTGCAAACGCAGCGCGAGCGCACTATTCGCAAGGCCCAATTGCTGCAACACGAGCTGGCCGCGGCTGAGGAAGCGAATACCTATCGCCTGCACGCTGAATTGCTGCTGGCCTATCAACATGAAATAACGCGGGGACAAACAAGCGTCACCGTGCAAAACTATTTTGATGATCAGGCCGCCGAGGTAACAATTCCGCTTGATCCGCGTTTTGATGCCGTGGGCAACGCTAATCGCCTGTTCAACAAATATCATAAACTGCGCCGGGGACTTGCCCTCGTTCCAGGTCAGATCGAACAGAATGCCGCGGAACTGGCAA
This portion of the Ktedonobacteraceae bacterium genome encodes:
- a CDS encoding isocitrate/isopropylmalate dehydrogenase family protein, with the protein product MPHAVTLIPGDGTGPEITEATRRVLEATGVQFTWDLQRAGLEMLEKHGTVLPDQVIESIKRTKVALKGPITTPVGKGSRSANMALRKKLDLYANLRPAKTYQGLRSRYENIDMIIVRENTEDLYAGVEFQRGTPEQQEILETIARTTGMHLDNESAISIKFISVMATRRIVKFAFEYARANGRRKVTAVHKANIMRYSDGLFLAIAQEVAKEYHDIQFEDRIVDNMCMQLVQKPEQYDVLVLPNLYGDIISDLSAGLIGGLGVAPGANIGSQYAVFEPVHGSAPKYAGQNKVNPMAMMFSGVLMLRHLCEKNAANRLEKAIAQVIAEGKNVTYDLKPRPDDPTAVGTSQVADAVIEKLQKL
- a CDS encoding rhodanese-like domain-containing protein, producing the protein MEPMSVNDMVADARTRIKGLSKQEMERELEAGEAVIIDIRDPRERWREGAIPGAKHVPRGMLEFWADPQSEYHKRFMDPEKRTILYCAGGLRSSLAADVLQKMGYKDVAHLEMGFDRWKAEGGAWEEVPVPENLK
- the glpX gene encoding class II fructose-bisphosphatase, which produces MTETRFEESGTRERNLAMELVRVTEAAALSAGRWMGKGDKEKVDQAAVDAMRKALDGVDMNGIVVIGEGEKDEAPMLYVGEQVGNGLPPDVDVAVDPVDGTRLLALGLPGALAVVATAERGTMYSAPPGVYYMEKIAVGPIARGVIDINAPVATNLQRIAKVRSARIDDVTVVILDRPRHKDIIRQIREAGARIRLISDGDVSAAIQAAMEDYTGVDVLMGIGGAPEAVLAAAAIKCVGGEIQCKIWPLTEKDRGNLSPSDLVQELNRERDRLRENGVDPDQVLDTDDLVKGNDVSFAATGITSGELVAGVEYYGWGARTSSVMMRSRSGTVRYIQARHKWRTTAGSLGKERVE
- the gmk gene encoding guanylate kinase, which produces MQLNAERLISQQGASQPPNYQGLLFVLSAPSGTGKDTVIKTLKEQGMDFYVVSSITTRRPRLGESEGNPYHFVDQETFNRMVANDELLEYAKVHGNWYGQPRKPIRDTLQAGKDVLLKIDVQGAATVRRKVPDAIFIFLAPESMEELAQRLDERKTETSEERQRRLADAQLELAEKDRYDYIILNRQGHLEEAVEKLRAIMLAEHCRVRRRQVTI
- a CDS encoding NFACT RNA binding domain-containing protein, encoding MYVDAITLAAVVDEWHMLLLGARIDTIIQPTEHSIALQCYVSAREGQAGRNHWLYLSAHPQLARAHLTTRKPAKISSEPPAFVMLLRKYLEGSRIESISQPRWERVLEIVAGHRSAESEERTRSRLIIEIMGRTSNIILCDEQGMILGSLKHVGPDINRYRIIAANVQYVPPPAQTRTFADQVLPRLDPTTITAAQLAILVVEEPAEPPAAPAKKGRSRPQEQQKLWQLLIRNLLGFSPLVAREAVYRATGDSESSLDISENTWEELARNTRELASLYDTHAWKPQLVERLDGDSSTSPAFPIAFAPYALEQYAAMPGARIRTSPSINIIIDEYYAGAEWRDAMESVRSPIRKVLQTQRERTIRKAQLLQHELAAAEEANTYRLHAELLLAYQHEITRGQTSVTVQNYFDDQAAEVTIPLDPRFDAVGNANRLFNKYHKLRRGLALVPGQIEQNAAELATIEQLLADLALAETPAEVALVKVEVQAAGYMRGAKMGKSPAAGSPGKQAKKGKSGKHAKGKPVLPGGGIPLHVQSRDGFTILIGKNSRQNEEVTFHQASANDIWLHARGVPGSHVIIKATGRDVPRSTIEQAASLAAWYSQARGSTSVPVDYTLQRHVRHMKGGGPGMVIYERERTLYAEPSSLAR